A genomic window from Anthocerotibacter panamensis C109 includes:
- a CDS encoding phosphopantetheine-binding protein, with product MDRQQIVLAILTKHIKLNVDGLEQTDISPEKSMVEYGASSLDIVEIVSAAMRELKIKIPRTELARIKNIGQLVDLFLAVEQQAV from the coding sequence ATGGACCGCCAGCAAATCGTCTTAGCTATCCTCACCAAACACATCAAGCTCAATGTCGATGGTCTGGAGCAGACAGACATCAGCCCCGAAAAATCGATGGTCGAATACGGGGCGAGCAGCCTAGACATCGTGGAGATCGTCTCGGCAGCGATGCGCGAACTCAAAATTAAGATCCCGCGCACCGAACTGGCTCGAATCAAAAATATCGGTCAACTTGTAGACCTCTTCCTCGCTGTGGAGCAGCAGGCGGTATGA
- a CDS encoding polyketide synthase, with amino-acid sequence MTERVTITGLEEGVFQLKMDDPELENRLSGELAADLVAALDRLEQEPSLKVLLLAGRREVFSAGGSLDLLDRLVQGTLEEKSLFVLPNRVLHFPVPVIGVLEGHAVGGGLMLALCCDLIVAATNSRYGVNFTDLGFTPGLGTTTLLPALIAPVLAREMIFTAKLFRGSELRDRGLFNYVVPAAEVPEVALDLARRIAPKPRHVLEMLKDSLALPRRLALQEAMTHEQLMHRVCFSRPDTARHIHENYLIAQGATPWTASKSS; translated from the coding sequence ATGACTGAGCGCGTCACGATCACTGGGCTCGAAGAAGGCGTCTTCCAACTCAAAATGGACGACCCGGAGCTAGAAAATCGCTTGAGCGGTGAGCTTGCCGCCGACTTGGTGGCGGCTTTGGACCGGCTGGAGCAGGAACCCTCCCTCAAAGTCCTGCTTTTGGCCGGTCGCCGGGAGGTCTTCTCGGCAGGGGGGAGTCTGGATCTGCTGGACCGTTTGGTCCAAGGAACGCTGGAGGAGAAGTCGCTCTTTGTCCTGCCCAACCGGGTGCTGCACTTCCCGGTGCCGGTGATTGGGGTCTTGGAAGGGCACGCCGTCGGCGGGGGGCTGATGCTGGCGCTGTGCTGTGATCTGATCGTCGCGGCGACCAATAGCCGCTACGGGGTCAATTTCACCGACCTCGGCTTCACGCCGGGGCTAGGTACCACCACGCTCCTGCCCGCCCTGATTGCTCCGGTCCTGGCTCGGGAGATGATCTTCACCGCCAAACTCTTTCGCGGGAGTGAGTTGCGCGACCGGGGGCTGTTTAACTATGTCGTCCCCGCCGCCGAAGTCCCGGAGGTAGCCCTTGACCTCGCCCGCCGCATCGCCCCCAAGCCCCGACATGTCCTGGAAATGCTTAAGGACAGCCTCGCCCTGCCTAGGCGTCTTGCCCTGCAAGAGGCCATGACCCACGAACAGTTGATGCATCGAGTCTGTTTTAGCCGCCCCGACACCGCCCGCCACATTCACGAAAACTATCTCATCGCCCAAGGAGCAACCCCATGGACCGCCAGCAAATCGTCTTAG
- a CDS encoding enoyl-CoA hydratase/isomerase family protein, giving the protein MLTTTMVRYELANGVAQITLADAERGNALNAPLLRALVQALRSATMDPHCRVILLKAEGPDFCQGLDLGQIDVRPDLALGRVFLECLTLIADAPCPVVACVAGKVTGGGLGLVAACDLVLADRAAVFMLSEVIVGMIPALIAPFLLGRLPVARVRYLALSSRGIPAAEAQIFGLVDEVAPDLAEAVHRQVQRLLSSSPEAMATSKRYLTRLTGTREEQTDLAMAELQHWLSAPARVEAIQNFAQGLTPPWFQKYRKQRHD; this is encoded by the coding sequence ATGCTGACGACGACGATGGTTCGTTACGAACTTGCAAACGGTGTAGCGCAAATCACTCTGGCGGACGCCGAGCGGGGGAACGCGCTCAACGCCCCCCTGCTCAGAGCCTTAGTGCAGGCGCTACGCAGCGCCACGATGGACCCCCACTGCCGGGTCATCCTCCTTAAGGCTGAAGGCCCAGATTTCTGTCAGGGGCTGGACTTGGGGCAGATAGACGTCAGGCCGGACTTGGCGTTGGGCCGGGTCTTCCTGGAGTGCCTGACGCTGATTGCTGATGCTCCTTGTCCGGTCGTGGCCTGTGTCGCAGGCAAAGTCACCGGCGGTGGGCTGGGGCTGGTGGCAGCCTGTGATCTGGTACTGGCGGATCGAGCGGCGGTCTTTATGCTCTCGGAGGTCATCGTGGGTATGATCCCGGCGCTGATTGCACCTTTTTTACTCGGGCGGCTGCCTGTGGCTCGGGTCCGTTATCTGGCGCTGAGTAGCCGGGGTATTCCTGCGGCTGAGGCTCAGATTTTTGGTCTGGTCGATGAAGTGGCCCCGGATCTGGCTGAGGCTGTGCATCGTCAGGTGCAGCGCTTGTTGTCCTCTTCGCCCGAGGCCATGGCGACGAGCAAGCGCTACCTCACCCGACTTACAGGCACCCGCGAGGAACAGACTGATCTGGCTATGGCTGAGCTACAGCACTGGCTCAGCGCCCCCGCGCGGGTGGAGGCGATTCAGAACTTTGCTCAAGGCTTGACCCCGCCTTGGTTCCAGAAGTATCGCAAGCAGCGCCATGACTGA
- a CDS encoding hydroxymethylglutaryl-CoA synthase family protein, whose product MKIGIEKINLYAGRLCTDAVHLAQARGKAPDHAREQVMVETRSVMPVWEDAVTLAVNAAQRILTPEDLRDIELLIVGTESAVDFSKPISTWVHRLCQLPVNCRNFEVKHACYSGTAALKMALMWVAAGVRPGKKALVISSDYSRMDLEEGFDFIGGGCAVAMLVSADPQILAIDLAEAGYWTHEIADTFRPTSTVERADNQTSLYSYLDALEGAFEHFEKILGAVDYLKDFKKHIYHAPFPGMALQAHRTLLSRLEVTGKAAVRDSFDQKVVESIYFAKQIGTAYGASNFVSLLGLLQRASDLQAGDYISIFAYGSGCQGEFYRAQIGPGAKDYVQRLDLDRHLHERYPLSLEQYETLERERWTFIDKPDYIPRHEGLAWAYDKLYRNQGLLVLKGVEQYHRTYDWS is encoded by the coding sequence ATGAAAATCGGGATCGAAAAAATTAACCTCTACGCAGGACGCCTGTGCACCGATGCGGTCCACTTAGCCCAAGCCCGAGGCAAAGCACCGGATCACGCCCGTGAGCAAGTCATGGTCGAGACACGTTCGGTGATGCCGGTCTGGGAAGATGCCGTGACCCTGGCGGTCAATGCTGCCCAACGGATCTTGACACCCGAAGACCTGCGGGATATCGAGTTACTGATTGTCGGCACCGAGTCGGCGGTGGATTTTAGTAAACCCATCTCTACTTGGGTCCACCGGCTGTGTCAGCTACCGGTCAACTGCCGCAACTTCGAGGTCAAGCACGCCTGCTACAGCGGGACCGCCGCGCTGAAAATGGCCCTGATGTGGGTGGCAGCGGGCGTCCGCCCCGGTAAAAAAGCCCTGGTCATCAGCTCCGACTATTCGCGGATGGACCTGGAGGAAGGGTTTGACTTTATTGGCGGGGGGTGTGCCGTGGCAATGCTCGTCAGCGCCGACCCGCAGATCCTCGCCATCGACCTAGCCGAAGCGGGCTACTGGACCCACGAAATCGCCGATACCTTCAGACCCACCAGCACTGTCGAGCGGGCGGACAACCAAACCAGCCTCTATTCCTATCTGGATGCCTTGGAGGGAGCCTTTGAGCACTTTGAAAAAATCCTAGGCGCGGTGGACTACCTCAAGGATTTCAAAAAGCATATCTACCACGCCCCTTTCCCCGGTATGGCGCTCCAAGCGCACCGCACCCTGCTCAGCCGACTGGAAGTCACGGGCAAAGCCGCTGTCCGCGACAGTTTTGACCAAAAAGTGGTCGAGAGTATCTACTTCGCCAAGCAGATCGGTACAGCTTATGGGGCCAGTAATTTTGTATCCCTGCTGGGGCTGCTTCAGCGTGCCTCGGACCTCCAAGCGGGGGACTACATCTCGATCTTCGCCTATGGCTCTGGGTGTCAGGGGGAGTTTTATCGTGCGCAGATTGGCCCTGGAGCAAAAGACTATGTTCAGCGCCTAGATCTGGACCGGCACCTGCACGAACGCTACCCCCTCAGCTTGGAGCAATACGAGACGCTGGAGCGCGAGCGCTGGACGTTTATCGATAAGCCGGACTATATCCCCCGGCACGAAGGGCTGGCATGGGCCTATGACAAGCTCTACCGCAATCAAGGTCTGCTGGTCCTCAAGGGCGTCGAACAGTACCACCGCACCTATGACTGGAGTTAA